Genomic window (Candidatus Methylomirabilota bacterium):
GCGGGAGATTGGCGCCAAGGAGAAGGTTCCTGAGTTCATCAAGAAAGTCAAGACGCGCGAGGCGCTGCTCATGGGTTTTGGCCATCGGATCTACAAGAGTTACGACCCCCGGGCCAAGGCCATCAAGAAGCTGGCGTATGAGATCTTCGAGGTGACCGGGACGAATCCCCTTCTCGATATTGCCATCGAGTTGGAACGGATTGCCTTGGAGGATGAGTTTTTCGTGAAGCGGCGGCTGTACCCGAATGTGGACTACTATACGGGGATGGTTTACGAGGCGATGGGCTTTCCGGTCGAGATTTACCCGGTCCTCTTCGCCATCGGCCGGACCCCTGGCTGGATCGCCCAGTGGCAGGAGATGCTCCTCGATCCCGAACAAAAAATCGCCCGCCCCCGACAGCTATATGTCGGTTCTGAACAGCGCGACTACGTCCCGATGGAGCAGCGCCGATAGATTTCCGTCTCGAGTGCGACCGTTAAGGAAGGCCGGCCTCGCCGGAAGGAACGGTCGGTAGCTTTTGCCCCCGGGCGTCCCCCTTACCTCAAGATCTCCTTGATCTCTTCCAAACGTCTCACGGTGTATTCCGGGCGCGGGATGGACTCGTCGAGGCATTCTCCCGTGCGATTCAGCCAGATGGCTGCCATGCCGACCCCTTTTGCTCCTGCAATATCGACGGTGGGGCTATCCCCGATGAAGATCGCCTCCACCGGGGTGATCCGGAGGGCCTGGCATGCGGCCTCAAAAATAGCCGGGTGGGGTTTCCGGTAGCCTACCTCGTCGGAGATGAGGATCAGATCAAAGAGGGAGTTGATCCCCGCACGGGCCAAGATCGCGCGGGCAGTCGGACCGTGATCGAAATTGGAGATGAGGCCAAGTTGATACTTGGGCCGCAGCCACTCGAGCAGCTCGCAGTGCTCTGGCGGAGTGTAGATCACCTCGGCCAGACAAGCCATATGTTTTTCCAAGAGGGCGGCCAAGAAGGGCTCAACGTCCGGAGTGACCGGAATCTCAAGCTTCTGAAAGAACAGGTGGAACCGCTCATAGGCTGAGACCTCGCGCTCCTCCCGTTCCCGAAGCCGGGCCGCCTCGTCAAAGCTCTCCCGGAAGGCATAGTAAAAGGTCTTCAGAGAGACTTGGCTGTACCGTTCTACGAAGAGGGGGTAGACCACGGCGGTGGTCGAGTGGATTGGTTCTCCGTTGATGTGAATGAGGGGAAGGTGATCCCGGTTAAAGTCCGCCAGTGTCTCGAAGAGATCGAAGATGACGCACCGGTAACTCATCAGGACCCCATGGAAGATGAGCCATGTTAGCGGAGTTAGGAATCGAGATCAACACCGGAAGACAACAGGGGGGTAGGACCTCTTATCGTCGAGCGTACACCTCCGCGGCGAGCACGCGCGGATTCTTCGTCCGGGCATTCTGCGTCGTTCTCAGAATAATAGCTTCGGAAAATCCAACCTCTCGAAACTCTTCAAGGAAGGCACCGCCTTCCTTGGCTCCCGCAATTCAGGCAAACCAGTTCGCCTCGCTGTCCCGAATCTCTGGAGGAAGCGGTTCACGCAATATGAGTTCGGCCGTGTAGACAGCTCCACCCTGTCGCACGACTCGTGCAAGTTCGTGGAAAATTTCACACCTCGCCGGATTCAGGTTAAAGATGCCATTCACCAAGGCAATATCAATCGAGCCACCTTCAATGGGTAGCTTCTCTGCATCGGCTTGGTTGTATTCCACGTTGTCGATCCCAACTTGTGCTGCCGCTTGGCGGGCACGCGCGAGCATGGCATCACTGAAGTCAACACCGATGGTCTTTCCCTGCGGACCTGTCCGCCGCGCAGCAATCAAAGAATCGAGCCCTGCCCCGCACCCCAGGTCGAGGACAGTGGCACCCACCGGGATATCCGCAAAGACGGCCACACTCGACACCCCGGAAAAAGCATCAACAGAAGCGGATGGCAAACGGGTAAGTAGATCCTGCGGGTAGCCTACGCTTTCCGCGAAACGCCGCCCCATTGGAAACGGATGTTCATCCTGCGGTCTTACCGCAGCCGCAGAATAGGCCCGCCGAACGCCATCCCGGAGTTGCTGTGGCCTGTCCATGTCAGTCGATCCTCCTGTCGCTGAACGCCGCGCTGCCCTTATGAGGAAAATAGATCCGATGATTGTATAGGTCAAATCAATAATATCAACTATGACAATAGGAATAACAAATGAGAAATCTAACTATACATAAGTAAAAGGATTGTAGGTGTTGTGGCTTTCCTAAAGGATCAATTGGCGGCGGAGCTGATGGGCTGGAGTGAAGTACCGCTTGACCGCGAGGTGGAGAAAGAGGAAGGAACTCAAGGCTACGGCGCACGTGATCATGAGCATGACGACGACCTGAT
Coding sequences:
- a CDS encoding HAD family hydrolase, translating into MSYRCVIFDLFETLADFNRDHLPLIHINGEPIHSTTAVVYPLFVERYSQVSLKTFYYAFRESFDEAARLREREEREVSAYERFHLFFQKLEIPVTPDVEPFLAALLEKHMACLAEVIYTPPEHCELLEWLRPKYQLGLISNFDHGPTARAILARAGINSLFDLILISDEVGYRKPHPAIFEAACQALRITPVEAIFIGDSPTVDIAGAKGVGMAAIWLNRTGECLDESIPRPEYTVRRLEEIKEILR
- a CDS encoding methyltransferase domain-containing protein; translated protein: MDRPQQLRDGVRRAYSAAAVRPQDEHPFPMGRRFAESVGYPQDLLTRLPSASVDAFSGVSSVAVFADIPVGATVLDLGCGAGLDSLIAARRTGPQGKTIGVDFSDAMLARARQAAAQVGIDNVEYNQADAEKLPIEGGSIDIALVNGIFNLNPARCEIFHELARVVRQGGAVYTAELILREPLPPEIRDSEANWFA